A section of the Aphelocoma coerulescens isolate FSJ_1873_10779 unplaced genomic scaffold, UR_Acoe_1.0 HiC_scaffold_60, whole genome shotgun sequence genome encodes:
- the LOC138102067 gene encoding serine/threonine-protein kinase pim-1-like — protein MPGRAMPPARPRPRAGLRPPRPRASRRGLASARLLPYWRWRRWAGISACLLGSTVSLWLRLARPRPRPRPRPRPRPRPRPLPGPAEETDGAAAPAASAASSPVRALPLGSAAPAPEPPVSPSKEATSGDTRPGAVEERPAAVSGPGPSADSRVSPAGNALQGLRERYLEGSLLGRGGFGSVFAATRLSDGAPVAIKWVPRTRIRHWGELPNGTSAPLEVVLLDKVSTGFPGVVQLLEWLELPSNVVLVMERPEQSQDLLHFIRARGFLSEEVARELFRQVLEAVRHCTSCGVLHRDLKPENILVDLATGQAKLIDFGCGTYLQDTAYTSFAGTPAYSPPEWTHFGWYYGEAATVWSLGIVLHQMVCGRHPFPKGRNISWGQLSLPERLSQDCKELIRWCLSLHSLDRPSLEDLSCDPWLQDIHHP, from the exons atgccaggccgggccatgcccccggcccgcccccggccccgggcggggctgcgccctccccgcccccgggcgtcccgccgcggtctcgcctccgcccggctcttgCCCTACTGGCGGTGGCGccgctgggcgggcatcagtgcctgcctcTTGGGCAGCACTGTTAGcctctggctccggctggcccggccccggccccggccccggccccggccccggccccggccccggccccggcccctcccgggaCCCGCCGAGGAGACagacggcgcggccgctcccgccgcgtccGCGGCGTCTTCCCCGGTCCGAGCTCTTCCGCTCGGCagcgcggcccccgcccccgagccgccggtgtccCCTTCGAAAGAGGCAACATCTGGGGatacccggcccggggcggttgaggagCGCCCGGCGGCCGTttctggccccgggccgagcgctgacagcCGCGTCTCGCCGGCAGGGAATGCGCTGCAGGGCCTGAGGGAGCGCTACCTGgagggttcgctgctggggcgcggcggcttcggcagcgtcttcgcggccacgcggctctcggacggcgccccg gtggccatcaaatggGTGCCACGGACCCGCATCcgtcattggggcgagctg cccaacGGCACCAGCGCACCACTCGaggtcgtgctgctggacaaggtgtccaccGGCTTCCCTGGTGTGGTGCAGCTCCTCGAGTGGCTCGAGCTCCCCAGCAACGtggtgctggtgatggagcGGCCGGAGCAGTCTCAGGACCTGCTCCATTTCATTCGAGCGCGGGGCTTCCTGTCAGAGGAGGTGGCACGGGAGCTGTTCCGCCAggtcctggaggccgtgcggcactgcaccagctgcggggtccttcaCAGGGACCTGAAaccagagaacatcctggttgacctggccacGGGCCAGGCCAAATTGATTGACTTTGGCtgcggcacctacctgcaagacacagcctacaccagctttgcag GAACACCAGcgtacagccccccggaatggacccattttggctggtactacggcgaggcagctaccgtctggtccctgggcatcgtgctgcaccagatggtctgcgggcgGCACCCGTTCCCGAAGGGCCGGAACATCAGCTGGGGCCAGCTGTCGCTCCCAGAACGGCTCTCTCAAG ACTGCAAGGAACTGATCAGATGGTGTCTGTCCCTGCACTCCTTGGacaggccctcattagaagacctgtcgtGTGATCCTTGGCTGCAGGATATTCATCATCCAtag
- the LOC138101992 gene encoding olfactory receptor 14J1-like, translated as LHYGTLLGSRACAHMAAAAWASGFLNALLHTATTFSLPLCQGSALGQFLGEIPQFLKLSCSHCHLRELGLVVFSICLTFGSFVFLLFSYVQIFRAVLRIPSEQGWHKTFCTCLPHLAMVSLFLSTGFVACLKPPSRSSPSLDLALPVLYSVLPPALKSLIYSLRNQELKDALRKMMTGCFPEAKTCLFSAP; from the coding sequence ctgcactacgggaccctcctgggcagcagagcttgtgctcacatggcagcagctgcctgggccagtggctttctcaatgctctgctgcacacggccactacattttccctgcccctgtgccagggcagtgccctgggccagttcttgGGTGAAATCCCACAgttcctcaagctctcctgctcacactgccacCTCAGGGAACTCGGGCttgttgtgttttccatctgtttaacttttggttcatttgtgttccttcttttctcctatgtgcagatcttcagggctgtgctgaggatcccctctgagcagggatggcacaAAACCTTttgcacgtgcctccctcacctggccatggtctccctgttcctcagcactggctttgttgcctgcttgaagcccccctccaggtcctccccatccctggacctggcactgccagttctgtactcggtgctgcctccagccctgaagtccctcatctacagcctgaggaaccaggagctcaaggatgccctgaggaaaatgatgactggATGCTTTCCAGAAGCAAAAACCTGCCTGTTTTCAGCTCCATAG